The genomic window CTGAACTCCACCGAGAACCCGTGGAAGGGGCTGCGGTGGATGCCCTTGATGAACCCCTCGACCGCGGCCCGGGCGCGGAGCTGGAGGCTCTTGATGCGGAGCAGGGCCTTCGGGTCGATGAGCGACCGCGAGTCGGCTCGCACGCCGGCGCTCGGCTTGGTCGCTGTCCGCGGTCGCTCGGCGGGACTCATGAGCGGGAGGGCCCCTTCACGTGCTCCAGGAGGCGGTCGATCACGCCGTCCACGGTGACCCCGTCGGCCTCGGCGCGGTAGCCGAGCAGGACGCGGTGCCGCAGCGTCGGGTGCGCCAGGGCCCGGATGTCGTCCGGCGAGACGTGGAAACGGCCGGCGAGGAGGGCCCTCGCCTTGGCACCCAGGACCAGGGACTGCGCGGCGCGGAGGCCGGCGCCCCAGGTCACCCAGTCGGTGACGAAGGAGGGGGCATCGGGGCCGGGCCGGCTCGCGGCCGCCAGGCGGACGGCGTAGCGGACGACGTCCTCGGCGACGGGCACCTTGCGGACGACGTCCTGGAACTCCAGCACGTCGCGGCCGTCGAAGAGGGGTTCGACGTCCTCCGGCTTCCGCGAGGTCGTCTGCTGGACGACGGCCACCTCGTCGTCCTCGGGCAGGTAGTCGACGACCACGTTGAAGAGGAATCGGTCGAGCTGGGCCTCGGGCAGGGGGTAGGTGCCCTCCATCTCGATCGGGTTCTGCGTGGCCAGGACGAAGAACGGCTCCTCGAGGGCGTAGCGGACGCCCGCGGCCGTGACCTGGTGCTCCTGCATCGCCTCCAGGAGCGCGGCCTGGGTCTTGGGCGGGGTGCGGTTGATCTCGTCGGCGAGGATCACGTTGGCGAAGATCGCCCCCTTCACGAACTGCATCCGGCGCCCCTCGGGGGTCTCCTCGAGGATCTCCGTGCCGGTGATGTCCGCGGGCATGAGGTCGGGCGTGAACTGGATCCGCTGGAACTTCAGGTGGAAGACCTGGGCGAGCGTCCGGACGAGGAGGGTCTTCGCCAGGCCGGGGGCGCCGGTGATCAGGCAGTGGCCGCCGGCGAAGAGGCTGATCAGCAATTGCTGGGTCGCCTCCTTCTGGCCGATGATGACCTTGCCCAGCTCGCGCTCGATCCGGGCCCGGCCCTCGCGGAGCTTGGCCACGGCCTGCTTGTCGGACTCGTAGACTTCGACGGCTCCCGACACGATGGCTCCCTTCGGATCGACCGACCTCGCCGCCGCCCTCGCGGCGAGCCCTGTTGCCTTGCGAAGCGGTCAGTGGGTCATGGCGTAGGTGACGATGTTGATGCCCATCGGGTACGACTTCTTCTCGGAGAACTCGTGGAAGTACTCGGCGTTCTCGCCCTCGCGCTCCCAGCCGTCGCCGAGGTCCGTGTTGTGGCAGATGAGGACCATCAGGCGGTCCTTGTCGTCCGAGATGCCGCGGTAGTGGACCTCGCGAGAGCCCGGCCCGTGGTCCTCCCAGGTCTCGCCCGAGTAGGCCCAGGTGTGGATGCTCGGGACCTGCGGCCGCTCCTTCAGCCGGTAGACGCACTGGAAGACCGGGTGCGAGAGGTCCAGCTCCGCCGGCTCCCGGTCGGGGAAGACGCGCTTGATCTCGCGGTAGAAGTTCTGGTACTGCGCCTCGCCCCAGAAGTCGTCCACCATCAGGAAGCCGCC from Aquisphaera giovannonii includes these protein-coding regions:
- a CDS encoding AAA family ATPase: MSGAVEVYESDKQAVAKLREGRARIERELGKVIIGQKEATQQLLISLFAGGHCLITGAPGLAKTLLVRTLAQVFHLKFQRIQFTPDLMPADITGTEILEETPEGRRMQFVKGAIFANVILADEINRTPPKTQAALLEAMQEHQVTAAGVRYALEEPFFVLATQNPIEMEGTYPLPEAQLDRFLFNVVVDYLPEDDEVAVVQQTTSRKPEDVEPLFDGRDVLEFQDVVRKVPVAEDVVRYAVRLAAASRPGPDAPSFVTDWVTWGAGLRAAQSLVLGAKARALLAGRFHVSPDDIRALAHPTLRHRVLLGYRAEADGVTVDGVIDRLLEHVKGPSRS